CTTGCGTCTTTGTCATAGCGTCAGTCAAGCGGAAGAAATTACCCAAAACTGTTTTGTGCGTTTATGGCAAAAGTTGCCGCTGTTTAAAGGTGAAAGCTTATTTACCACTTGGTTGCATCGGCTTTGTGTACGACAAGCCATTAATGACATGAAAGCGCAACAAACATTTTGGCAACGATTTATTCCCCACCAAGATGTTGACGAAAATCATCAAGCGTTAATCATGCCTGCACAGGAATGCCATCAACTTGATAAGTTACTCGCTCGCTTGCCGCAACGCACTCGAATCGTATTTGTTCTTTGCGCAATAGAAGGTTACCAACATGATGAAATTGCAAAGTTATTAAATATCGCTGTCGGCACCAGTAAGGCCCAATATCACCGAGCTAAGCAATTATTACAGGAGATGATGAAATGAAGCAGTCTCATCAACAAAATATCAATCTCGACGCATTAGTGAATGATTTACCAAAAGAAATAAAACCCGAAAACGATTTGTGGCTAGGTATAGAAAAGCAACTCACGCCTCAGCAAGGTGAAAATAGAACAACAACCTCGTCTAAATGGCGCACGGTTGCCATTGCCGCAAGTCTGATGCTTGTCAGCCTGATAGGTTTACAGCAATGGTTTTATTTCAACCATGATGACCGTCAACTCGCCAAGGTTAACGATAGAACAAACATGGCTAATGATGCCTTCATTCAAGAAGATGATATTAAAAGTTACGCGCAAGATATCGCGCCACTTAATGCGTTAATTCAACAAATTGCTGCTAATCATCAAGCCCAAATTGACGCCTTAATCACCTCGCAACAAACGCAAGGGTTTGCGACCGTAAACTATCAACAGGCCATTGAAACTATGACTACGGAACAGCAGCAATCGAAAATTGAAAAAAGTCTATTTGATCTTAGACAAGCAGCAGACTCAACCCAGCAAATACTATTAAAAGAGCCAAACAATCAACAGATTTGGCAACTTTGGATTTGGATTTTAAAGCAAGAATTAGCACTCATAAAGCAACTGCCTTTGCTGCCAATTTATCAGGCGCAAGATCAGCCATTACTCAATCAACACATATAACTAGGTCATCAAACATCACCTAACCACATAAATGTGAATATAAGGAATTAACATGAAATCGTCACTAAAATCAGTAATCCATTTTGTCATATTGAGCTCAACGGCCACACTTAGCTTATCAGCTTTAGCGGGTGATGCGGTTAATCAGCAGTTAAGTGTGACAGAAAACCCATCGGTAAAAGTCAAAGTTCAACGAGGTCAATTACAGTTCATTGCATGGGATCAAGCTAGTATTAAAGTTGAAGGCAACTTAGATGATTTATCTCAAGGTTTAACTCTTGAACAACAAGGCAATCACTTTGTCATCGAAGACAAAATGCCCCGTAATTATAATGGCAACAATAAACAAGGCTCTAACCTTACAATCTATTTACCCGCCAAAATCATGTTAGACAATGAGGGCGTATCGACGGATGTCAGTATTGCCAACTTTACGGGGGAGATAAAAATCGCACAAGTTAGTGGCAATCTCAGCCTTAATCATCTTTCAGGCGACATTCAAGCCAACACGGTTTCGGGTGACATCACCAGTAAGAATCTATCGGGTAAGCTAACGTTTGAAAGCGTATCGGGCGATATTGATGATCAACAAAGTGAAGGGCAAAGCACCTTGCGCATGGTCAGTGGTGATATTGACATTCAAGCAGGCCAATATAGTCAAGTTAGCATAGAGCAAGTATCTGGCGAGATTAAAGCTGAGCTAATGACAATCGAAGAATTAAAATTAACAGCAATCAGTGGTGACACAGAACTAATGGTTGCTCACTCGCTAAAAGACGCGACCTTAGAATCAATTAGTGGTAACTTAGCAATAACCTTTATGACCATGCCAGATGCACAGTTCAACATTGATGGTGGTCCAGGCGGAAAAATACGCAATAATTTAACCCAAGACAAACCCCTAAAGCCTAAGTATTCTCCTGGTGCATCCTTGACGTTTGCCACTCAAGCGGGTCATGGTCGGATTAATATCAACACCATCAGCGGCACGATTGAGCTTGCTAGCAAATAACTGACTAATTAATCGCAACATTTAGTTCTGTGAAACATAGAGATAAACAAAGCTGCTGGCAGGAAATTATGTAAGTGACGCGTAAACATCGGCATTGATAAGCCTAAAGTTGCCATTAATACAGGATGTTGGAATACAAACAAGCAAGTATTTTGGCGCCAATAAAATTGCAGGCACAAAAAAGCCTTCACAGATGAAGGCTTTTAATTACTGACTTAGCAGTGAAAAGTCCTATAAAGGAATTACTTTTCCATTTGGTGACAATCAGTACACTCAGTAATGGTTAGCTCTGGAGTGTGCATCTCCATATCGATTTCATGTGCATCACCAATAGCGTGACAATCAGCACACATAGCTAAAGTTGCACCGTCTTCAACGTGTTGTGCCACTGGGATCTCTTCGTGACATTCAACACAGTCAACAGCAACTGCTGAACCAGCAAAAAATAGTGCTGCAAGTAAAATTGGATATTTCATAAGTAAACTCCTAAGTCATCGAGGTGTTGTGACATATTTTGCGGTCATCACTCTATGTCAAACACTGGTTTAGTTGTATTAACAACTATTTTGGCTCACATTTCAAAAATAAAGTACAAAATCGCTAACGACATCAAATTATTGATTGTATTTTTATATAATACCAGTCTTTATTAACAAAAAATAAACACGCAGTTCAAATTTTACCCACAAGTTTAGCAGAATCATACTCTCGACTTAAGCAACTGCTTAATCAATAGAATTTATTTCTTCATCCGTTAAAAATCGCCATTCACCTAATGCTAAATCGGCATCTAATTCAATTCCACCAATGCTTTCACGATGTAAGTTGACCACACGATTTCCAACCGCAGCGAACATACGCTTAACTTGATGATACTTGCCTTCACTAATAGTTAATCTGACCAAACAAGGGTTAACGATGTCAAGTATAGCGGGTTTTGTTAACCCCTCTTCATTACGAAGTGCAATACCCGCAGCAAATTCAGCAATCAATGCTTGCTCAACCGGCTCCGCAAGCTCCACCAAATAACGCTTTGCGCAATCTTTTTTAGGCGATGTGATTCTATGTGACCATTGACCATCACTGGTAATCAGCACTAACCCTGTAGTATCTGCATCTAATCGACCAGCAATATGCAAATTATCGACTTTTTCGACGTTCAGCAAACTCAGCACTGATGGATACACTTCATCAATGGTTGAGCAAATGGTATCGATAGGTTTATGCAGCATAATATACCGCTCACCAACAACACTGATAATCCGCCCTTCAAGGCGTACTACAGTTTTATCAGTTACCTTAAAGCCGGGGTCTTTTACGATAACACCGTCACAAGTTACATCACTTCTGTGCAACGCTTTTTTTGCGGTTGAGCGAGTAAGCTCGGTACTCTCACAAATAAATTTGTCTAAACGCACGCCATATACCTTTAATACTGCAATTTATTCATATTATGCGGGCTTAACCTGTAAATAGAAATCATCGATGACAATTAATCTGCCCTTGTCACTCTTTAGTAACAGTTCGTCACAAAAAAAGCGCTCAAGAACCTAGCGTGCAGCTTGTAAAAACAGGTGGCAACCCATTAACATAGCATTCACATAATAAAAGCTATTGATAAAGTCGTCGGCTTAAGTCATTGGCAATAAATAAAATGCACCTTCATTAGCCCCTGCAATGGGGCTTTAAATTAACGCAAGGGAAACAACATGAGAAAATTGGTTATTGGAGGACTTTGTGCCTCACTGATTGCAGGCCTTACCGCATGCAACGATGGCACGAAAGCGACCACTGAAGCAGTTAAACCAGAAACAGCCAAAACCGCTACCGCGGCAGCCGTTGAAAAAGCCCTAACATCGGGCATTACCTTCGACAATATGGATAAGTCAGTTCGTCCACAAGATGACTTCTATCTTTACGTGAACGGCGGCTGGATGAACACAGCAGAAATCCCAGGCGATCGCACTAACATTGGCGCATTTTATGATTTACGTGAAAATGCCAAACAAGATGTTAAAGCCATTATTGAAGATTTAAGTGCATCAGACACCTTAACCGAAGGAACTGATGAGCAAAAAGTAGCAGATCTCTATCGTTCTTTCATGGACGTTGAAACCTTAAATAAATTGGGTGTTACGCCATTAAAAGCCACTTTTGATAAAATTGCTGCACTAAAAGACAAAAATGAATTAGTCACCTTTTTTGCTGAAAACCAAGTCAATGGCGGCGGGACACCATTAGCATTTTACATCAATGTGGATGCCAAAGACTCAAGCCGTTACGCCACCCACATTTGGCAATACGGTTTAAGTCTGCCGGAAAAAGATTACTACTTTAACGATAGTGAGCGCTTTATAAATATCCGTAAAGCCTACCTTGAGCACATCGAAAAAATGTTCAATCTAGCCGGCCTAGAAAACGCTAAAGCCTCAGCAGCGTCTATTTTAGCCCTAGAAACCGCCATTGCAGAGAAGCATTGGGATGTAGTCGAAACTCGCGACAGCACTAAAACCTATAACAAATTTGAAGTATCTGAACTAGCGACTTTAGCACCAGACATCAATTGGACGGGCTACTTAGCAGCCTTAGGCGCAGACAAACAAGCGGATATCATTATTAACCAGCCAAGCTATATTCAAGGCTTCAATGAAGTATTAAAAGCCAATGATTTAGACACTTGGAAAACCTACATGACTTGGCAAGCCCTCACTCATGCGGCAAGTAATTTATCTGAAGCATTAGATAATGAAAACTTTGATTTTTTTGCTAAAACCTTAAACGGTCAAGCAGAACAAGAGCCGCGTTGGAAGCGGGGTGTTAGCACGGTTAGCAGTACATTGGGCGAAGTGGTAGGTAAAGTGTACGTCAAACGTCACTTTGTGCCAGAAGCGAAAGACCGTATGGAACACCTAGTTGAAAACCTACGCAGTGCTTATGGCTCAAGTATCGATTCTTTAGATTGGATGAGTGAAGCTACCAAAGTGGCTGCAAAAGACAAATTAGCGAAATTCAATCCTAAGATTGGCTACCCAAACAAATGGGCAGATTACAGCAAATTATCGATTAAAGCAGATGATTTAGTAGGTAACATCACCCGTGCAGCCATTGTTGAGCATAACCGAAATATCGCTAAGTTAGGACAACCTATCGATAAAGATGAATGGCACATGACGCCACAAACCGTTAATGCCTACTACAACCCAACCATGAACGAAATCGTGTTCCCAGCAGCAATTTTACAACCGCCTTTCTTTAACCTTGAAGCCGATGACGCTGTTAACTACGGTGGTATTGGCGCGGTTATCGGCCATGAAATGGGCCACGGTTTTGATGACCAAGGCGCTAAATTTGATGGTGAAGGTAACATGCGTGATTGGTGGACAGAAGCTGACTTAAAAGCATTTGAAAGCAAGGGTAAAGCTTTAATTGCTCAGTACAATGGTTATCAAGTATTTGATGATTTACACGTTAATGGTGAACTAACCTTAGGCGAAAACATTGGTGACTTGTCTGGCGTCACTATCGCTTATAAAGCTTACAAAATGTCACTTAATGGCAAAGAAGCACCAGTTATTGATGGTTTAACCGGTGACGAACGCTTCTTTATGGGCTTTAGCCAAATTTGGCGAGTGAAAATGAAAGAAGAAGCATTGCGTAACCGTGTTGCAACCGATCCACATTCTCCTGGCCACTTCCGTGCGATAGGCGCATTATCAAATATGCCTGAGTTCTATAGCACTTATGACGTAAAAGAAGGCGATAAAATGTATATTGCCCCAGAAAACCGCGTAAAAATTTGGTAATAAAATAAGCCAAAATCCTCTTCAAGGGCGCCTAACACGGCGTCCTTTTTTATCCTGCTATTCACGATAATTCTGCTATAATCCCGCCAAATATCGCACCACCTATGATGGCGTTCAAAGGATAAACACATGCAAGAAATTATCGATCAACTTCAAGAACTCAGCGAAACCGTTCCGGTTCCTTTAGAGTTGCCAACTTTTGAGCAACTCGTCGAAGTTGAAGAGCAAATTTTAATTGGCATCCCTGCCGATTTAAAAGAGTTTTTATTGCATGCCAGCGATGTGATTTACGGTAGTTTTGAGCCTGTTACCGCAGCCGATCCTTATACTCACACATTTTTACCTGAAGTGGCCAGTTATGCTTGGTCAATAGGCTTACCTAGAGAACAAATTCCAATTTGCCAAGTAGGTGATAGCTTTTACTGCATTGATGAAAACGGCCAAGTGCAGTTTTGGGAAGACGGTGACTTCAATGGTGAAATGTGGGAATCATTTTGGGATTGGGTTGAAGACGTTTGGCTTGCACAATAAATTTATCTCTATTTAGGAAAAACCATGTCTAAAGATACTGGCTTAAATGCCATTGAAATGCAGTGTTTACGCCTGTCATTTGGATTAACCACTGAACAAGTGGCCTTGTTAACCAAAACCACTCATGAAGCCGTAATAGCATGGGAAGCCGCAGAGGCAGAAGCACCTGTACCTGCACAGAAAAAACTATTAGAAATTGATGACATCATTGAAATGCAAGTACTCAATACCACTGACGGTATTGAAGCGCTTTTCAAAAAAGAACCTAAGCGTCGTTTAGCCTTTGTGGTTTATCCCACTCAAGCGTTATATACCCAATATAACCCTGAGTTTTTAAGCTCTTTGCCATTAACTGAGCTATATAACACAGCGGCATGGCGCATCAAAAAAGAGTGTAAATTGGTATTAGAGGTCGATGTCAGTTTAATCCCATTAGATGCAGAAGCTTACAAAGCTTATCGTGCCGATAACGGCATGAGCGAAAGCCGTGAAAGCCGCGCCAAATGGGCTGCAACTCAACTGTAAGGCTGTTAACGCTAATGTAGCATGACCAGTAACCGTATTTTTTATATATCAATCACAATAGATAAGTGGACTGAAATAGCGTAGAAAAAACGCTGTTATTAGGAATTTTCACAAGCTAGCATGAGCAGTTATTTATTACGATTGGGATTAAATTTAAAAGGGTCGAAGACTAAACGTCAGCGACCCTTTTGTTTATTCAAACAACCAGACTCTCTTCAATAAACCCGCTAGGCTTTGACACTAAGCTTGCTCTTGTGCCGCTTTCGCAACTGGCTCAGTTTTGGCCAAGGCTGATTGTAATGCTGCCCGAGTGAGCAATCTATCTCGGTAAGCTGTTAATTTGGGAGGGATAGTTTGATCAAATGCAGTTGCCCACATTAATGTATGAGTGAGTAAAATATCGGCCGTAGTGAATTGCTCACCCAATAAATAGCCTGATTCTGGTACTTGGTTTTCGGCTAAAGCCGCTGCTTTATCAAACTCCCATTTGGCAACAGGTAACATCTCAGCAAGACGTTGCTCCTCCGGCAAAGCAAAGCGATGCTTACCCATACTCCAAAGCGCCTGCTCGAGCTCACAAATAATAAAACTCACCCACTGATGATAAATAGCGGATTGCTGGGTACCTCTGGCGGGTAGGAATTTATCATGACCATACTTTTCAGCAAGATATTGCACAATGGCCGCAGATTCGGTCATCACAAAGCCATCTTCTTCAATCACAGGCATTTTCCCGCTTGGGTTTAACGCCAAAAACTCAGCACTGCGATTTTCTCCTTTAGCAAAATTTAAAAAGCGAAACTGCCATTCAATTCCTAACTCTTCTAACATCCAAGACACGCGTAATGCGCGGCTTCGCGGAGTACCATGTAATGTGATCATTGTGTTTACCTGTATGTAATAAAAAAGCCGTATTACTCAATATAAAAGTAATACGGCCCAATAGCTAATAAGTCATTATATTAAAAGTTCATTGTTAGCTTTGTATAAATATATCGCCCTAAAGGATTATGGATTGATTGCACATAACCATAAAGATCTGAATCGCCATCACCAATTGCAAATGGTGGTTCTTCATCAAATACATTATTTACACCAACAGTTAACTTGAATGTTTCAGAGAAACGATAAGCTCCTTGTAAATCGACAATAATTTGCGAATCAACCATACGAGACTGATTATCTTCAAAGTCTAAAACACCATCAAAATCAATGTCTGGCGTATCCTCAAACTCACCAACATAGGTTAGGTTTAGATTCGCAGAAAAGTCATCTTTACTCCAGTTAGCAGTAGCTAGCCAGCGGTATTCAGGAAACTTATATTCACCGGTATAATCCAAGTTATCTTTTTCAAATTTATCTAAGTAACTCCACTCAAGACCAAATTTAATATCACCATAATCATCAAGCTCTAAAGCATAATGACTTGAAATATCGACACCTCGTACATCTTGAGAGCTTAAGTTAATAAAGCTTGAATGAATAACATCGATAGTACCGAATGTTTGGCCCACAGGAGCAGGTAGACGTTCACACACCGTACTATTTTGATCATTACAATGCGCGGTATAAATATCACCTAAAGGCTGTTTATCGATTTTATTATCTTGTTGAATGCTCCAAACATCAAAACCAATGTCAAACTTTTCATACGGGGCCCAAATCATGCCCACGTTCCAAGTTTCAGACTCTTCCGCATCTAGATCTGGGTTACCAGCAAATTCAGTGTTGTAATCTAGGGCGGTACAATCTACACCGTCAGCCTCACAGCGATAGGTATCAATAAAGAAATTACTTTCTTGCGAAGGCCCTAAACCAATTTGTGCTAATGAAGGTGCTCTAAAACCAGTAGCCCAAGAACCACGAGCACTCAGATTATCAGTTATTCCCCACATAAACGCTGCTTTTGGATTAAAGGTTGAACCAAAATCACTGTAATGATCATAGCGACCAGCAAGTTGTAATTCAAAGTTATCTGCAACAGGAATAGAAAATTCTACATAGCCAGCATATTGATCGCGATCCGCTTTCGCAGAAACCGCTTCAGTACCAAAAATTAGCCCACGTTGAAATTGCTCATCAGGTGTGTCCGATACATCCTCTTCACGATACTCAACACCAGCAGCCATCATGACGTCTCGATCACCAATTGTGAATGCTTGGCCAGTAATGTTCGCATCAAATGAAGTCATATGTGACTCACCTTGGCGCACTAAACTAGTCGTAATATCGTCGATAACATCTTGAGAGTTATACGTGCCTCCAAAAGGATTATATCGACCAGCATCTATTTCACGCTGTAAATAATCAACTCGCACCCAACCTTGCGTGCGATCCCCCTGCTGAGTAGACTCACTTCTACCTCGCTGTACAGATGCCTCCCAATCCCAATCGTTTACAACGCCACGAAGACCAGCCACCATTCTTAATGTATCTGACTCGATATCCCAACGACGAGCTCCAGCATCTACGGGTCTGAATCGACCAATTTCAATGTCTTTTCCAAACGGATTATTTGGATGAGTTCCCGGAACAGTTAAACCAGCAGATTCATCTAGAGGTGTCGCTGCACCTCCAGCTTCTGAAGTATTATGTTGAACCGCAACCTCTAAGAAACCCGTTACATTTTCAGCAAAAATATATTCAAATTGACCAATAAACCCAACTCGCTCGGCTTCTGGAATCGTCAGGTTATAAGGGCCATAATCGAATAAACAACTACCACTAGCCGTTGCATTTTCTGGTGGACAATCAGGATCAATGGTTTTCACGCCATCGACATAAAAGTAACCAGGGAAACCACGAGATGAGCGGAAGTCCTCTCCACCATAAGGCGATTGATTAGCAGTACCAAACCTCCCCATTTCACTCGCTGCTAAGCGATTATTGTTGAAATAATCAACAATGACAGACGCGCTCCCTTTTTCACCTGTTATGCCCCAGACTAAACTGGCAGTTGTTTCGTCATAATCTGAACCTGACGCGCCACCATATCCAAGGTTGAGCTCTAGACCCTCAATATTTTTACGCAAAACAATATTTACCACACCAGCAATAGCATCTGAGCCGTAAATAGCTGAAGCGCCATCTTTCAAAATATCAATACGCTCAATAGCCGAAACAGGGATATTATTAATATCAACAAATGAGTTGGTAATTCCTTCAGCAAAAGAACTTGTCGCAACTCGACGGCCGTTAATCAGCACTAAAGTGGCATCCGCTCCCATCCCTCTCAAACTGATAGCTGCGCCACCATTTGCAGTAGAATCTTGACTATTACCTCTTGTCGAAAAAGTGCCTGCACCAGCTGCAGGCATCTTTTCAAGCAATTGCTGAAGATTATCAAAACCCATATTAGCAATATCATCTTTGTTCAATGACTGTATTGGCGACGGGCCTTCAATATCAGTTCGCTTAATACGGGAGCCAGTTACTTCGATTTTTTCTATTTGCTTAGCTTCGGTTGATTCCGCAGCATGAGAAACAAAAGTAGTTGGTGCTAAGGTTAACGAAATTGCCACAGCGCAGGCGCTGCGTAGTAGGTGAGGTCTTTTCATGATCTTCCTTAATATAATATTTAAATACTTTTATTTTAATAAGTTACTCGACATCATTTTCGAGCAATGCTTTTATGTTAAGCCATCACTAAATTAGAGCTTTGATTCAAAATGTCAATAAACAACAAACTAAAATGTTAAATATTTGTGTAACCAGCAGTTTTGCTATGTAACAATTTGTGGCAAGCTAAGCTCATAAAAAATATAAGTAAAATTTTTAATTACCTACGAGTACCAGTAAATGTCATCCAGCCACATCATTAAACATCCATCTAAAGTGATACGTTTTAGGCAAGGTATTGCTAACCTTGGGCCAGGCATTTTGATGGCTGCTGCGGCTATTGGGGCTTCGCACCTTGTCGCATCAACTCGCGCTGGTGCTGAATATGGCTGGCAACTGGCTTGGTTAGTGTTAGCGGTAAACTTGGTTAAATATCCCTTTTTTGCTGCAGGCGCACGTTACACAGCAGCCACAGGTGAGAGTTTATTACATGGCTACCAACGTCAAGGTAAAGGCTATTTAGTCCTGTTTAGTCTGCTCAATAGTGTTGCCGCGGTAGCCAGTACCGCTGGCGTGTGTATGTTAACTGCAGCGCTGCTGACTCAGTTTGTTCCCTTATCGATTGATATTCTTGCTGCATTAGTGTTAGTCAGTTCACTGTTGTTATTGATAATCGGTCATTACAAATGGCTAGATAGCATCACTAAAATCATTATGTTCACGCTAACGCTAACCACCTTGATTGCAGTTGTGTTGGCTTGGGCGCATCAATGGGGTCAGCCACAAATCACATCAACAGCCGATGCGTGGCAATGGGCTAATGTTGGTTTTTTAGTTGCAATGATGGGCTGGATGCCTGCCCCTATTGAGGTAAGTACTTGGAACTCAGTGTGGTTACTCGAAAAACAAAAATCACAATCGATTAATGCCAAACAAGCAGTTTTTGACTTCAATTTAGGTTATGTCACCACAGCGATACTTGCGCTAGTCTTTTTAGCGTTAGGCGCGTTAGTGATGCATGGTTCTGGTGAACAATTCTCTGATTCTGGATCGCAATTTGCCAACCAGTTAATCAGCCTTTATAGCCAAGTAATGGGCGAACATAGTCGCTATTTGATTGCCACAGTTGCCCTACTGTGTATTTTTAGTACCACAGTTACCGTCATCGATGGCTATAGCCGCACGTTAAATCTGGCGTGGCAATTGCTAAATAAATCTGCTGATTCATCATTAAGACTAAACAGTATTATGTTATTTATCAGCTTATTAGGCCTAGGGTTAATATTATTTTTTAAAGGTGCGTTATTGCCACTACTTGAATTTGTGATGATATTAGCTTTTATGACCACGGTTATTTTTGCTTGGCTAAACTTTCGTTTGATGACGAGTAAGCATCTGCCTAAACATCACAGATATGGGCCTAATATGGTGCGGTTGTCGTGGTTAGGGCTAATTTATTTTATCGGCTTTTCAAGCATTTTTATCTTTTGGTATTTAACCAAACTGTAAAACAGTATTCACCTTGGCAAAAATGTCTGAAGTAATTCTTATAGAATTAACCGATATGTCGCGCGTATTTGGTATTCATGATGATATACGTCAAGCGTTACGTAAAATTATCCAGCAATAATCATACTGAAATGCGCTATAATAGGAGGGCTAAATAAAGCATTCACATAACTCGCGCAGCCGCGCCAGAGAGAACTATGATAAACAACGATATTCTTCGCCGTATTCGCTTCATCTTTGACTATTCAAATGCAAAAATGGTCCACATTTTTGCTGCAGCTAATGCTGAAGTCAGCACTGACAATATTATTGCTATGCTTAAAAAAGAAGAAGAACCCGGTTACCAAGCCATTAATGACAGCCTTATGTGCCAATTTTTAGATGGATTGATTATTACGAACCGTGGCTTACAAGAAGGTGCAACAGTGCCAAGCCCAGTTAAAAATTTAAACAACAACTTAATGTTTAAAAAACTGCGCGTCGCACTCACCTTAAAAGAAGAGGATATTATTAGCCTTTTAGGCTTAGCTGAATTTTCAATTACTAAGTCAGAATTAGGCGCGCTATTCCGTAGCCCAGACCACAAAAACTTTAAAGCTTGTGGCGATCAAATTTTACGTAACTTTTTAAAAGGTTTATCAATCAAACACCGTGGCATGTAACTAGATTGGTCAACGACTTTAAATGCACTGCTTTGTCAGTGCATTTTTGTATCTATTCAAACACCCATCAATGAAAAAAATGTGAATTTACTCACTAAACAGACCACAAAAATTGCTAGTCATGTTAATCTACGCCATCTAAAAACCTAACTAACATCAAACAAAAAAGGTTACCCATGGACGATAATAAACGCCCCCTCTATCTTCCTTTTGCAGGACCTGCAATTCTTGAATCTCCTCTGCTAAATAAAGGCACCGCCTTTACTGAAGATGAGCGAATTTCTTTCAATCTTGAAGGATTATTACCTTGGGTAATCGAAACCATTGACGAGCAAGTGTCTAGAGCCTACGAGCAGTTTGCTAGCTTTAATAATGATCTCGATAAACATATCTATCTGC
This Shewanella aestuarii DNA region includes the following protein-coding sequences:
- a CDS encoding cytochrome c3 family protein yields the protein MKYPILLAALFFAGSAVAVDCVECHEEIPVAQHVEDGATLAMCADCHAIGDAHEIDMEMHTPELTITECTDCHQMEK
- a CDS encoding M13 family metallopeptidase, producing the protein MRKLVIGGLCASLIAGLTACNDGTKATTEAVKPETAKTATAAAVEKALTSGITFDNMDKSVRPQDDFYLYVNGGWMNTAEIPGDRTNIGAFYDLRENAKQDVKAIIEDLSASDTLTEGTDEQKVADLYRSFMDVETLNKLGVTPLKATFDKIAALKDKNELVTFFAENQVNGGGTPLAFYINVDAKDSSRYATHIWQYGLSLPEKDYYFNDSERFINIRKAYLEHIEKMFNLAGLENAKASAASILALETAIAEKHWDVVETRDSTKTYNKFEVSELATLAPDINWTGYLAALGADKQADIIINQPSYIQGFNEVLKANDLDTWKTYMTWQALTHAASNLSEALDNENFDFFAKTLNGQAEQEPRWKRGVSTVSSTLGEVVGKVYVKRHFVPEAKDRMEHLVENLRSAYGSSIDSLDWMSEATKVAAKDKLAKFNPKIGYPNKWADYSKLSIKADDLVGNITRAAIVEHNRNIAKLGQPIDKDEWHMTPQTVNAYYNPTMNEIVFPAAILQPPFFNLEADDAVNYGGIGAVIGHEMGHGFDDQGAKFDGEGNMRDWWTEADLKAFESKGKALIAQYNGYQVFDDLHVNGELTLGENIGDLSGVTIAYKAYKMSLNGKEAPVIDGLTGDERFFMGFSQIWRVKMKEEALRNRVATDPHSPGHFRAIGALSNMPEFYSTYDVKEGDKMYIAPENRVKIW
- a CDS encoding RNA polymerase sigma factor, whose protein sequence is MPHSTIDHFQSQLANDNELVALASQGDQQAFKALYQRHHCRVYAICLRLCHSVSQAEEITQNCFVRLWQKLPLFKGESLFTTWLHRLCVRQAINDMKAQQTFWQRFIPHQDVDENHQALIMPAQECHQLDKLLARLPQRTRIVFVLCAIEGYQHDEIAKLLNIAVGTSKAQYHRAKQLLQEMMK
- a CDS encoding glutathione S-transferase family protein codes for the protein MITLHGTPRSRALRVSWMLEELGIEWQFRFLNFAKGENRSAEFLALNPSGKMPVIEEDGFVMTESAAIVQYLAEKYGHDKFLPARGTQQSAIYHQWVSFIICELEQALWSMGKHRFALPEEQRLAEMLPVAKWEFDKAAALAENQVPESGYLLGEQFTTADILLTHTLMWATAFDQTIPPKLTAYRDRLLTRAALQSALAKTEPVAKAAQEQA
- a CDS encoding DUF4447 family protein encodes the protein MSKDTGLNAIEMQCLRLSFGLTTEQVALLTKTTHEAVIAWEAAEAEAPVPAQKKLLEIDDIIEMQVLNTTDGIEALFKKEPKRRLAFVVYPTQALYTQYNPEFLSSLPLTELYNTAAWRIKKECKLVLEVDVSLIPLDAEAYKAYRADNGMSESRESRAKWAATQL
- a CDS encoding DUF4097 family beta strand repeat-containing protein; amino-acid sequence: MKSSLKSVIHFVILSSTATLSLSALAGDAVNQQLSVTENPSVKVKVQRGQLQFIAWDQASIKVEGNLDDLSQGLTLEQQGNHFVIEDKMPRNYNGNNKQGSNLTIYLPAKIMLDNEGVSTDVSIANFTGEIKIAQVSGNLSLNHLSGDIQANTVSGDITSKNLSGKLTFESVSGDIDDQQSEGQSTLRMVSGDIDIQAGQYSQVSIEQVSGEIKAELMTIEELKLTAISGDTELMVAHSLKDATLESISGNLAITFMTMPDAQFNIDGGPGGKIRNNLTQDKPLKPKYSPGASLTFATQAGHGRININTISGTIELASK
- the rsuA gene encoding 16S rRNA pseudouridine(516) synthase RsuA, with protein sequence MRLDKFICESTELTRSTAKKALHRSDVTCDGVIVKDPGFKVTDKTVVRLEGRIISVVGERYIMLHKPIDTICSTIDEVYPSVLSLLNVEKVDNLHIAGRLDADTTGLVLITSDGQWSHRITSPKKDCAKRYLVELAEPVEQALIAEFAAGIALRNEEGLTKPAILDIVNPCLVRLTISEGKYHQVKRMFAAVGNRVVNLHRESIGGIELDADLALGEWRFLTDEEINSID
- a CDS encoding SMI1/KNR4 family protein, which translates into the protein MQEIIDQLQELSETVPVPLELPTFEQLVEVEEQILIGIPADLKEFLLHASDVIYGSFEPVTAADPYTHTFLPEVASYAWSIGLPREQIPICQVGDSFYCIDENGQVQFWEDGDFNGEMWESFWDWVEDVWLAQ